The genomic stretch CCCGGCTCCACCGCCTCCGTCACCGGCACCATCACCATCGGCGACCGCGTCATCATGCTCCTCGACCTGGAGCACCTCATGTCGAAGATCGTCCCGGAGAACAGCATCCACGCCTCCTCCGCGACCGCCAAGGGGATCTCCCACCGGGGCGAGCGGAAGAACGTCCGCATCCTCTTCGCCGAGGATTCGTCGATGATCCGCAAGATGACCTCCGGCCAGCTCCACGAGGCCGGCTTCACCAACATCCAGCTCTTTGAAAACGGCAAACGGGCCTACGACCACATCTCGGCCGAAGTCTCCAAGGCGATCAGTGAGGGCAAGGACCCGAACGGCCTCTTCGACCTCCTCCTCACCGATATCGAGATGCCGATGATGGACGGCCTCACCCTCTGCAAGAACACCCGGGAGACCCTCGGCCTGAAGACCCTCCCCATCGTGATGTACTCCTCCCTCATCAACGAGCAGATGGCCGCGAAGTGCCGCACCGTCGGCAGCACGGCCCACATCAGCAAGCCGCGGATCGACCAGATCGTCGCCATCATCGACCAGCACTGCGGCGTCGCCGCCTGAGCATGGCAGCCGCCCCGGTTCCAATACCTGTACTGATCGCGGCCGACCCGAAGCAGGTCGACCTCGCTGCCTTTTCCTCCCACCTGCGGGAGAGCGCCGGGCTCCCCCTCGACATCATCCCCGTCCCCGGCGGCCCCGCCGCCGTCCGGGAAGCCCTCCTGGCCCGCCGGGGCGGCACTCCCGTCGTCGTGGTCGATCCCGCCGTCGGCATGGCGACGAAAGATTGGCTCCCCCTCTTCCTCGACCGGCTGAAGGCCGATCCCGCCCTCGGCCTCGTCGCCCCGAAGATCTACGACCGGGTCGGCCTCATCCTCTCCTGCGGCCGGACCGTCGTCTCCGCCCTCGGCCCCCGGGACCACTTCGCGAACATCGGCTACGGCGAATCGGAGGCCGACAGGTTCGCCCGCTTCACCGAGGTCGACGCCGTCCTGCCGTGGCTCTTCGTCATCCGTCCGGAGGCCCTCGCCGCCCTCGCCGCGACGCCCGATCCCATCGGGGCCGCCCTCGCCGGTTGCTCCGCGCCCGACGCCACCCCCTTCTCCCTCTTCGGC from Verrucomicrobium sp. GAS474 encodes the following:
- a CDS encoding chemotaxis protein, which translates into the protein MAQSDILLEVGTNELEIIEFTVAGRHYGINVAKVKKVVHYQPSMLTQVSEVPHGVEGIIYFQGKPILLVNLRSILSIEGEAPRDDRRLAIITQFNDIISSYLIDGVNRIHRLSWSKLQPFEDVIPGSTASVTGTITIGDRVIMLLDLEHLMSKIVPENSIHASSATAKGISHRGERKNVRILFAEDSSMIRKMTSGQLHEAGFTNIQLFENGKRAYDHISAEVSKAISEGKDPNGLFDLLLTDIEMPMMDGLTLCKNTRETLGLKTLPIVMYSSLINEQMAAKCRTVGSTAHISKPRIDQIVAIIDQHCGVAA